The following proteins come from a genomic window of Solea solea chromosome 3, fSolSol10.1, whole genome shotgun sequence:
- the nrcama gene encoding neuronal cell adhesion molecule a isoform X4: MAHSTADGNMVWVSGSGAALLIFLSHMTSALEVPLDPKVLEGLPQPPTITLQSPKDYIFDPRENIVIHCEAKGKPHPFFSWTRNGTHFDVEKDSKVLMKPGSGTLVIDISGEKAEAYEGTYQCTAHNDHGTAVSNNFVIRQSRSPLWSKERNDAITVQRGVSLVLQCRPPAGLPPPLILWMDNNLQKLPLDQRVSQALNGDLYFANVLPEDTRSDYICYARFPHTRTIQQKQPISVTVLDNRPEGEHRPGFMLPLGPASTQMVLRGETLVLECIAEGLPTPEISWQKDGGELMSSRISLHNFKKMLKISDVNEADAGDYRCTATNKLGTAHHVIKVTVKAAPFWISAPRNLILAPNETGIVTCRVNGEPKPQISWFVNGVPIANTPEDKSRKVEDDTVILSTVQSGSSAVYQCNASNEFGYLMANAFVSVLAEPPRVLTPPNQVYQVITNNPALLHCSSFGSPLPTITWFKDSQTSVKDGDQYVIHENGTLEIHVAQPLNSGKYTCIATNNLGIKENHVFLEVKEPTRILRQPEYKVVQRGMSAVFECKVKHDHSLVPTMTWLKDNAELPDDGRFAVDTDRLNIKDVTSEDEGTYTCIVNTTLDRDSASAMLTVVEATPTPAIVYEKPDPPTDLELTDQTDRSVQLTWIPGDDHNSPTQKFLIQYEDLLHQPGTWNNLTDVAGTSTTAQLNLSPFVYYSFRVLALNHVGYSDPSQPSRQYRTNPAAPDENPSDVQVVGTEPGSLVISWTQLTGLQSNGPGLEYKVQWRQKDTDTDWSSQNVANDSKFIMTGTPTFVPFEIKVQAINDYGSGPEPELVVGYSGEDLPLSAPESIQVMVNNGTLAEVHWEPVSPNSVRGNLQGYKVFYWRERGLHETEEEKDHKEQVLMFSGNRSEGRLPGLQPYSLYKLFIKVFNSKGDGPPSPNKTFETPEGVPGSPSFLNIVSSSLDSITLEWGPPKNSNGRLAGYTLKYQAVNNTNEVGPAKYMNFLANETRITLGNLNASMLYKFYLSAKTIKGSGHIITEEGFTVMDTGPTEPPHTTSPITQSPHSPLHKAPPVGPVFGTVNTSVSEEGAAISWEYSGHHKNIYVEYIVENSKEDWKKELVNGSHSHMIKGLKPGTSYRVRVVARDPTDATIHSTDEVLVTVPAVPSRQVDIATQGWFIGLMCAIALLILVLLIVCFIKRNKGGKYPVKEKEEAHQDPEIQPMKEDDGTFGEYSDTEDHKPLKGSRTPSNGTVRRDESDDSLVDYGEGGDGQFNEDGSFIGQYSGKKEKDTHEGNESSEAPSPVNAMNSFV, encoded by the exons ATGGCACACTCGACCGCTGACGGGAATATGGTGTGGGTGTCAGGCTCCGGAGCTGCACTATTGATATTCTTGAGTCACATGACTTCAGCGCTAGAAGTGCCCCTTGATC CTAAAGTACTGGAAGGAT TGCCTCAGCCCCCGACTATAACGCTGCAGTCCCCAAAAGATTACATCTTCGATCCGCGGGAGAACATCGTCATCCACTGTGAGGCCAAGGGGAAGCCGCATCCCTT CTTCTCCTGGACGAGAAATGGGACCCACTTTGATGTTGAGAAAGACTCCAAGGTCCTGATGAAGCCCGGTTCAGGAACTCTGGTCATTGACATCAGTGGGGAGAAAGCGGAGGCTTACGAAGGGACGTACCAGTGTACAGCCCATAATGACCACGGCACGGCTGTATCCAACAACTTTGTCATCAGGCAGTCCA GGTCCCCCCTGTGGTCAAAGGAAAGAAATGACGCCATCACTGTGCAGAGAGGGGTTTCCCTGGTGCTGCAGTGCCGGCCCCCTGCTGGGCTGCCGCCTCCTCTTATACTCTGGATGGATAACA ACCTTCAGAAGCTCCCGCTGGATCAGCGCGTGTCCCAGGCCCTGAACGGAGACCTGTACTTTGCCAACGTTCTCCCAGAAGACACCAGGAGCGACTACATCTGCTACGCCCGCTTCCCTCACACACGGACCATCCAGCAGAAACAGCCCATTTCAGTCACTGTGCTCGACA ACAGACCGGAGGGGGAGCATCGCCCGGGTTTCATGTTGCCTCTGGGCCCCGCTAGCACCCAGATGGTTCTGAGAGGAGAGACTCTGGTACTGGAGTGCATCGCTGAGGGCTT GCCCACTCCAGAGATCTCATGGCAGAAGGATGGAGGCGAACTGATGAGCAGCAGGATTTCCTTGcacaacttcaaaaaaatgcTGAAGATTTCTGATGTGAACGAGGCTGATGCTGGAGATTACCGCTGCACGGCCACAAACAAACTGGGAACTGCGCACCATGTCATCAAGGTCACTGTTAAAG CGGCTCCTTTCTGGATCAGTGCCCCCAGGAACCTGATCCTCGCCCCAAATGAGACTGGCATTGTGACTTGTCGAGTCAATGGAGAACCCAAGCCACAGATTAGCTGGTTTGTCAACGGAGTCCCCATAGCAA ATACTCCTGAGGACAAGAGTCGCAAAGTGGAGGACGACACTGTGATCCTCAGCACTGTGCAGTCAGGATCCAGCGCTGTCTACCAGTGTAATGCATCCAATGAGTTTGGCTACCTGATGGCCAACGCTTTTGTCAGTGTTCTTG CTGAACCACCGAGAGTGCTCACTCCACCCAACCAAGTGTACCAGGTCATCACCAACAACCCGGCGCTCCTTCACTGCTCCTCCTTTGGCTCACCATTACCGACCATCACATG GTTCAAAGACAGTCAGACCAGCGTTAAGGATGGAGACCAGTATGTGATTCATGAAAATGGTACGCTGGAGATCCACGTGGCCCAGCCACTAAACAGTGGAAAATACACCTGCATTGCCACCAACAACCTGGGGATCAAGGAGAACCATGTTTTCCTGGAAGTTAAAG AGCCCACACGCATCCTGAGGCAGCCAGAGTACAAGGTGGTGCAGAGAGGAATGAGCGCTGTGTTCGAGTGTAAAGTCAAACACGACCACTCCCTCGTTCCCACCATGACGTGGCTGAAAGACAATGCAGAACTGCCGGACGATGGAAG GTTTGCGGTGGACACAGACCGTCTGAACATCAAAGATGTGACCAGTGAAGACGAGGGTACCTATACCTGCATCGTCAACACAACTCTGGACCGAGACTCAGCCAGTGCCATGCTGACCGTTGTTG AGGCAACTCCTACTCCGGCTATTGTCTACG AGAAACCTGACCCTCCAACTGACCTAGAATTGACGGACCAAACAGACAGGAGTGTTCAGCTCACCTGGATCCCTGGTGACGACCACAACAGTCCCACTCAGA AGTTCTTGATCCAATATGAGGATCTACTGCACCAGCCAGGAACCTGGAACAACCTGACTGATGTTGCAGGCACGAGCACCACAGCACAATTAAACCTCTCTCCGTTCGTCTACTACTCTTTCCGAGTACTGGCTCTAAATCATGTGGGCTACAGTGACCCCAGCCAGCCCTCGCGCCAATACAGGACCAACCCTGCAG CTCCTGATGAAAACCCATCTGATGTCCAGGTAGTAGGAACAGAACCTGGCAGCCTTGTCATTTCCTGGACA CAACTGACAGGACTCCAGTCCAATGGACCGGGTTTGGAGTACAAAGTGCAGTGGCGACAGAAGGACACGGACACAGACTGGTCATCGCAAAATGTGGCCAACGACTCCAAGTTCATCATGACTGGAACTCCAACCTTTGTGCCGTTTGAAATTAAAGTCCAAGCTATAAATGATTATGGCAGCGGACCTGAGCCTGAATTAGTGGTTGGGTACTCTGGAGAAGACT tGCCACTGTCTGCACCTGAGAGCATACAGGTCATGGTCAATAACGGTACACTAGCAGAAGTACACTGGGAACCTGTGTCTCCCAATTCAGTGAGGGGGAACCTGCAGGGATACAAG GTATTCTACTGGCGTGAACGCGGCTTGCatgagactgaggaggagaaggatcaTAAGGAGCAGGTTTTGATGTTCAGTGGGAACCGTAGCGAGGGGCGTCTACCAGGCCTCCAGCCTTACAGCCTCTACAAACTCTTCATCAAGGTCTTTAACAGCAAAGGAGATGGGCCTCCGAGCCccaacaagacatttgagacacCTGAGGGAG TCCCAGGGTCTCCATCTTTTCTGAACATCGTCAGCTCCAGTTTGGACTCAATAACTCTGGAATGGGGTCCACCAAAAAACAGCAATGGACGCCTTGCTGGATATACATTAAAATATCAAGCAG TCAACAACACCAATGAAGTGGGTCCAGCCAAATACATGAATTTCCTTGCCAACGAGACCAGAATCACTCTGGGAAATCTGAATGCCAGCATGCTCTACAAGTTTTACTTAAGTGCAAAGACAATCAAGGGCTCTGGGCACATCATCACTGAGGAAGGTTTCACAGTCATGGACACAG GCCCCACAGAGCCCCCTCACACAACTTCCCCCATCACTCAGTCTCCACATTCCCCGTTACACAAGG CACCTCCCGTAGGCCCCGTGTTTGGCACAGTTAACACGTCTGTATCCGAAGAAGGTGCCGCGATCAGTTGGGAATACTCCGGACACCATAAGAATATCTATGTGGAATATATTGTAGAAAACA GTAAAGAGGACTGGAAAAAGGAGTTGGTAAACGGTTCACACTCGCATATGATAAAAGGTTTAAAGCCGGGGACGTCCTATAGGGTGCGTGTGGTAGCTAGAGACCCGACTGATGCGACAATCCACAGCACAGACGAAGTGTTGGTTACAGTGCCAG CTGTACCCAGTCGGCAGGTAGACATTGCCACCCAGGGCTGGTTTATTGGACTGATGTGTGCCATCGCGCTTCTCATTTTGGTCCTCCTCATAGTGTGCTTCATCAAGAGGAACAAAGGTGGAAAATATCCAG ttaaagagaaagaagaggctCACCAAGACCCTGAGATCCAGCCCATGAAGGAGGATGATGGGACATTTGGAGAATACAG TGACACAGAAGACCACAAGCCGCTGAAAGGAAGCCGGACGCCGTCCAATGGGACGGTGCGCCGGGACGAGAGCGACGACAGCCTGGTGGACTACGGGGAGGGCGGGGACGGACAGTTCAACGAGGACGGCTCCTTCATTGGCCAGTACAGCGGCAAGAAGGAGAAGGACACGCACGAAGGCAACGAGAGCTCGGAGGCGCCCTCGCCCGTCAACGCCATGAACTCGTTCGTCTAA
- the nrcama gene encoding neuronal cell adhesion molecule a isoform X9 produces the protein MAHSTADGNMVWVSGSGAALLIFLSHMTSALEVPLDLPQPPTITLQSPKDYIFDPRENIVIHCEAKGKPHPFFSWTRNGTHFDVEKDSKVLMKPGSGTLVIDISGEKAEAYEGTYQCTAHNDHGTAVSNNFVIRQSRSPLWSKERNDAITVQRGVSLVLQCRPPAGLPPPLILWMDNNLQKLPLDQRVSQALNGDLYFANVLPEDTRSDYICYARFPHTRTIQQKQPISVTVLDNRPEGEHRPGFMLPLGPASTQMVLRGETLVLECIAEGLPTPEISWQKDGGELMSSRISLHNFKKMLKISDVNEADAGDYRCTATNKLGTAHHVIKVTVKAAPFWISAPRNLILAPNETGIVTCRVNGEPKPQISWFVNGVPIANTPEDKSRKVEDDTVILSTVQSGSSAVYQCNASNEFGYLMANAFVSVLAEPPRVLTPPNQVYQVITNNPALLHCSSFGSPLPTITWFKDSQTSVKDGDQYVIHENGTLEIHVAQPLNSGKYTCIATNNLGIKENHVFLEVKEPTRILRQPEYKVVQRGMSAVFECKVKHDHSLVPTMTWLKDNAELPDDGRFAVDTDRLNIKDVTSEDEGTYTCIVNTTLDRDSASAMLTVVEATPTPAIVYEKPDPPTDLELTDQTDRSVQLTWIPGDDHNSPTQKFLIQYEDLLHQPGTWNNLTDVAGTSTTAQLNLSPFVYYSFRVLALNHVGYSDPSQPSRQYRTNPAAPDENPSDVQVVGTEPGSLVISWTQLTGLQSNGPGLEYKVQWRQKDTDTDWSSQNVANDSKFIMTGTPTFVPFEIKVQAINDYGSGPEPELVVGYSGEDLPLSAPESIQVMVNNGTLAEVHWEPVSPNSVRGNLQGYKVFYWRERGLHETEEEKDHKEQVLMFSGNRSEGRLPGLQPYSLYKLFIKVFNSKGDGPPSPNKTFETPEGVPGSPSFLNIVSSSLDSITLEWGPPKNSNGRLAGYTLKYQAVNNTNEVGPAKYMNFLANETRITLGNLNASMLYKFYLSAKTIKGSGHIITEEGFTVMDTAPPVGPVFGTVNTSVSEEGAAISWEYSGHHKNIYVEYIVENSKEDWKKELVNGSHSHMIKGLKPGTSYRVRVVARDPTDATIHSTDEVLVTVPAVPSRQVDIATQGWFIGLMCAIALLILVLLIVCFIKRNKGGKYPVKEKEEAHQDPEIQPMKEDDGTFGEYSDTEDHKPLKGSRTPSNGTVRRDESDDSLVDYGEGGDGQFNEDGSFIGQYSGKKEKDTHEGNESSEAPSPVNAMNSFV, from the exons ATGGCACACTCGACCGCTGACGGGAATATGGTGTGGGTGTCAGGCTCCGGAGCTGCACTATTGATATTCTTGAGTCACATGACTTCAGCGCTAGAAGTGCCCCTTGATC TGCCTCAGCCCCCGACTATAACGCTGCAGTCCCCAAAAGATTACATCTTCGATCCGCGGGAGAACATCGTCATCCACTGTGAGGCCAAGGGGAAGCCGCATCCCTT CTTCTCCTGGACGAGAAATGGGACCCACTTTGATGTTGAGAAAGACTCCAAGGTCCTGATGAAGCCCGGTTCAGGAACTCTGGTCATTGACATCAGTGGGGAGAAAGCGGAGGCTTACGAAGGGACGTACCAGTGTACAGCCCATAATGACCACGGCACGGCTGTATCCAACAACTTTGTCATCAGGCAGTCCA GGTCCCCCCTGTGGTCAAAGGAAAGAAATGACGCCATCACTGTGCAGAGAGGGGTTTCCCTGGTGCTGCAGTGCCGGCCCCCTGCTGGGCTGCCGCCTCCTCTTATACTCTGGATGGATAACA ACCTTCAGAAGCTCCCGCTGGATCAGCGCGTGTCCCAGGCCCTGAACGGAGACCTGTACTTTGCCAACGTTCTCCCAGAAGACACCAGGAGCGACTACATCTGCTACGCCCGCTTCCCTCACACACGGACCATCCAGCAGAAACAGCCCATTTCAGTCACTGTGCTCGACA ACAGACCGGAGGGGGAGCATCGCCCGGGTTTCATGTTGCCTCTGGGCCCCGCTAGCACCCAGATGGTTCTGAGAGGAGAGACTCTGGTACTGGAGTGCATCGCTGAGGGCTT GCCCACTCCAGAGATCTCATGGCAGAAGGATGGAGGCGAACTGATGAGCAGCAGGATTTCCTTGcacaacttcaaaaaaatgcTGAAGATTTCTGATGTGAACGAGGCTGATGCTGGAGATTACCGCTGCACGGCCACAAACAAACTGGGAACTGCGCACCATGTCATCAAGGTCACTGTTAAAG CGGCTCCTTTCTGGATCAGTGCCCCCAGGAACCTGATCCTCGCCCCAAATGAGACTGGCATTGTGACTTGTCGAGTCAATGGAGAACCCAAGCCACAGATTAGCTGGTTTGTCAACGGAGTCCCCATAGCAA ATACTCCTGAGGACAAGAGTCGCAAAGTGGAGGACGACACTGTGATCCTCAGCACTGTGCAGTCAGGATCCAGCGCTGTCTACCAGTGTAATGCATCCAATGAGTTTGGCTACCTGATGGCCAACGCTTTTGTCAGTGTTCTTG CTGAACCACCGAGAGTGCTCACTCCACCCAACCAAGTGTACCAGGTCATCACCAACAACCCGGCGCTCCTTCACTGCTCCTCCTTTGGCTCACCATTACCGACCATCACATG GTTCAAAGACAGTCAGACCAGCGTTAAGGATGGAGACCAGTATGTGATTCATGAAAATGGTACGCTGGAGATCCACGTGGCCCAGCCACTAAACAGTGGAAAATACACCTGCATTGCCACCAACAACCTGGGGATCAAGGAGAACCATGTTTTCCTGGAAGTTAAAG AGCCCACACGCATCCTGAGGCAGCCAGAGTACAAGGTGGTGCAGAGAGGAATGAGCGCTGTGTTCGAGTGTAAAGTCAAACACGACCACTCCCTCGTTCCCACCATGACGTGGCTGAAAGACAATGCAGAACTGCCGGACGATGGAAG GTTTGCGGTGGACACAGACCGTCTGAACATCAAAGATGTGACCAGTGAAGACGAGGGTACCTATACCTGCATCGTCAACACAACTCTGGACCGAGACTCAGCCAGTGCCATGCTGACCGTTGTTG AGGCAACTCCTACTCCGGCTATTGTCTACG AGAAACCTGACCCTCCAACTGACCTAGAATTGACGGACCAAACAGACAGGAGTGTTCAGCTCACCTGGATCCCTGGTGACGACCACAACAGTCCCACTCAGA AGTTCTTGATCCAATATGAGGATCTACTGCACCAGCCAGGAACCTGGAACAACCTGACTGATGTTGCAGGCACGAGCACCACAGCACAATTAAACCTCTCTCCGTTCGTCTACTACTCTTTCCGAGTACTGGCTCTAAATCATGTGGGCTACAGTGACCCCAGCCAGCCCTCGCGCCAATACAGGACCAACCCTGCAG CTCCTGATGAAAACCCATCTGATGTCCAGGTAGTAGGAACAGAACCTGGCAGCCTTGTCATTTCCTGGACA CAACTGACAGGACTCCAGTCCAATGGACCGGGTTTGGAGTACAAAGTGCAGTGGCGACAGAAGGACACGGACACAGACTGGTCATCGCAAAATGTGGCCAACGACTCCAAGTTCATCATGACTGGAACTCCAACCTTTGTGCCGTTTGAAATTAAAGTCCAAGCTATAAATGATTATGGCAGCGGACCTGAGCCTGAATTAGTGGTTGGGTACTCTGGAGAAGACT tGCCACTGTCTGCACCTGAGAGCATACAGGTCATGGTCAATAACGGTACACTAGCAGAAGTACACTGGGAACCTGTGTCTCCCAATTCAGTGAGGGGGAACCTGCAGGGATACAAG GTATTCTACTGGCGTGAACGCGGCTTGCatgagactgaggaggagaaggatcaTAAGGAGCAGGTTTTGATGTTCAGTGGGAACCGTAGCGAGGGGCGTCTACCAGGCCTCCAGCCTTACAGCCTCTACAAACTCTTCATCAAGGTCTTTAACAGCAAAGGAGATGGGCCTCCGAGCCccaacaagacatttgagacacCTGAGGGAG TCCCAGGGTCTCCATCTTTTCTGAACATCGTCAGCTCCAGTTTGGACTCAATAACTCTGGAATGGGGTCCACCAAAAAACAGCAATGGACGCCTTGCTGGATATACATTAAAATATCAAGCAG TCAACAACACCAATGAAGTGGGTCCAGCCAAATACATGAATTTCCTTGCCAACGAGACCAGAATCACTCTGGGAAATCTGAATGCCAGCATGCTCTACAAGTTTTACTTAAGTGCAAAGACAATCAAGGGCTCTGGGCACATCATCACTGAGGAAGGTTTCACAGTCATGGACACAG CACCTCCCGTAGGCCCCGTGTTTGGCACAGTTAACACGTCTGTATCCGAAGAAGGTGCCGCGATCAGTTGGGAATACTCCGGACACCATAAGAATATCTATGTGGAATATATTGTAGAAAACA GTAAAGAGGACTGGAAAAAGGAGTTGGTAAACGGTTCACACTCGCATATGATAAAAGGTTTAAAGCCGGGGACGTCCTATAGGGTGCGTGTGGTAGCTAGAGACCCGACTGATGCGACAATCCACAGCACAGACGAAGTGTTGGTTACAGTGCCAG CTGTACCCAGTCGGCAGGTAGACATTGCCACCCAGGGCTGGTTTATTGGACTGATGTGTGCCATCGCGCTTCTCATTTTGGTCCTCCTCATAGTGTGCTTCATCAAGAGGAACAAAGGTGGAAAATATCCAG ttaaagagaaagaagaggctCACCAAGACCCTGAGATCCAGCCCATGAAGGAGGATGATGGGACATTTGGAGAATACAG TGACACAGAAGACCACAAGCCGCTGAAAGGAAGCCGGACGCCGTCCAATGGGACGGTGCGCCGGGACGAGAGCGACGACAGCCTGGTGGACTACGGGGAGGGCGGGGACGGACAGTTCAACGAGGACGGCTCCTTCATTGGCCAGTACAGCGGCAAGAAGGAGAAGGACACGCACGAAGGCAACGAGAGCTCGGAGGCGCCCTCGCCCGTCAACGCCATGAACTCGTTCGTCTAA